From a single Rosa rugosa chromosome 7, drRosRugo1.1, whole genome shotgun sequence genomic region:
- the LOC133719683 gene encoding putative F-box/FBD/LRR-repeat protein At4g03220, with the protein MVRKYKLRPRPTARVDRFSILPDEVAHHILSFLKFIDLVRVSTVSKTCRRFYLSIPSLKINRYNLYARRDQEEVELLNFLDRYFFNRGDNRIQHFHIHWSFNWKPSNEQIQVTEWIDKAVRCDVEVLDISFCALPPLFVMPSSVFVSQSLRSLSVHLHGVILQAPSSSLLCNLHSLKLSEIKIVDECLFKWISCSCKCIKELQLDQIRGLPKITIESSSLKSFKVWSKDLFHLNIFGDKIEDIHITWRKFYPPPSRKWLNISAPNLKYLKWEGNLMNIQNLGILMSLEKAVVFLESAVNEFDNVFKVICSISRAKVVILNEWTIKALLREYIIPTPLDDLCCFGVELKNLNDDLVPAVVSLLREMPNLNTLQIQCSPRSSVANSRCSGIDMGFWKLQNLAFIYQLKEAKLWLSNGSNGIELAKYILEHAQNLEKMVIFHLFKDSDVVRELKSKMISNATVVCHVSKDERATSLRFIR; encoded by the exons ATGGTGCGCAAGTATAAGCTCCGCCCACGGCCAACTGCTAGAGTAGACAGATTTAGTATCCTTCCAGATGAAGTTGCTCATCATATTCTTTCATTCCTCAAGTTCATAGATCTTGTTCGAGTGAGCACTGTCTCTAAAACATGCAGAAGATTTTATCTATCAATTCCCTCATTGAAAATCAATCGATATAATCTTTATGCTAGAAGAGATCAGGAGGAAGTAGAGTTATTGAATTTTTTGGACAGGTACTTTTTTAATCGTGGGGATAATAGGATACAGCATTTTCACATCCACTGGAGTTTCAATTGGAAGCCTTCTAATGAGCAGATTCAAGTAACTGAATGGATTGATAAAGCAGTAAGGTGTGATGTTGAAGTTCTCGACATTAGTTTCTGTGCACTTCCACCCTTGTTTGTGATGCCGTCTTCTGTCTTTGTTTCTCAATCTTTGAGGTCTCTATCAGTGCACTTGCATGGGGTGATTCTTCAAgctccttcatcatctcttttATGTAATCTGCATTCCTTGAAGTTGAGTGAAATTAAAATAGTAGATGAGTGCCTTTTCAAATGGATATCATGTTCCTGCAAATGCATTAAGGAGTTGCAGCTTGATCAGATTAGAGGGTTGCCAAAGATCACCATCGAAAGCTCATCGTTGAAATCATTTAAGGTTTGGAGTAAGGACCTCTTCCATCTCAACATCTTTGGTGATAAAATCGAAGATATACATATAACTTGGAGGAAATTTTATCCACCACCTAGCAGAAAATGGTTAAACATATCTGCTCCAAATCTTAAGTATTTGAAATGGGAAGGCAATTTGATGAATATCCAAAATCTTGGGATATTAATGAGTTTGGAAAAAGCTGTGGTTTTTCTAGAGTCTGCTGTAAATGAATTTGACAATGTATTTAAGGTTATCTGCAGCATCAGCAGAGCTAAAGTTGTTATTCTAAATGAATGGACCATTAAG GCTTTGTTGAGGGAATATATCATTCCCACACCATTAGATGATCTTTGTTGCTTCGGTGTGGAACTTAAGAACTTGAATGATGACCTTGTTCCTGCAGTGGTCTCTCTTCTTAGAGAAATGCCTAATCTGAATACTTTGCAAATACAGTGTAGTCCTCGCTCAAGTGTTGCTAATTCTCGA TGTTCTGGGATTGATATGGGATTCTGGAAATTGCAAAACCTTGCTTTCATTTACCAGCTCAAGGAGGCAAAGCTATGGCTTTCCAATGGATCGAATGGAATTGAATTGGCAAAGTATATCCTGGAGCATGCTCAGAACTTGGAGAAAATGGTCATATTTCATTTATTCAAGGACTCTGATGTTGTAAGGGAGTTAAAAAGCAAGATGATATCCAATGCCACAGTTGTCTGTCATGTCAGCAAGGATGAAAGAGCAACCTCATTACGTTTTATTCGTTAG